The following is a genomic window from Chania multitudinisentens RB-25.
TGGCCCGTATCCAGGCGTTGCTGAGGCGGCGCCCCAGCGATGGCGTCGATGTCACTCAATTGCACATTAACGATTTGCATCTCGATCTGCTGGCAAGGCGCGTTACGCGAGCCGGTGAACGCCTGGAACTCACGGCCAAAGAGTTCTCCCTGTTAAGCCTGTTAGCCAGGCATCAGGGCGAAATCCTTTCAAAAATGATGATTGCAGAACAGGTCTGGGACATGAATTTTGACAGCGATGCCAATGTCGTTGAGGTTGCGATAAAACGCCTGCGGGCGAAAATTGATGCGCCCTACCCGGTCAAACTGCTGCATACGGTGCGGGGTATGGGGTACGTTCTCGAAACCCGCCCCGACCGCCAGGCCAAATAGAGAGAGCCAGCATGATTAAACGTTCTATTTCTGGACGGTTGGCACTGATGTTTGCCTTAGCCGCCATACTGATAGTTTCCGCACTGGGTATTGTGCTACGAAGCTCTCTGCACGACTCATTGCGAAAGCAGATGCATAACGAATTGCAATTCAGGGAGTCACTGATGGCCCCCTGGCTGCTTTCCCGCACCACGCTGGACGGCTGGCAAACGCTGGCGACCAAATTCAGCGATTTGGCCGCGGCTGAGGGCGGCCGCGTACACTACTGGATACTCAGTGACGATCCCCGGCTTCAAGTCGGTGGCCCGCCCCCCAGTGGGGTGAGCTGGGCTTCACTGAACCAAGGGTTCAGCAAAGTTCCCGGGGCCACAGAAGCCTCCTGTTCCCTGTTTTTACTGATGTCGGAAATTCCTGCTCAGGGGGAGCGCCCTGCTCTGCGCTATGTGGTTGCCATCGACTCCACGCCGTATATGGGTACTCTGAATGAATTTACCCGCACGCTGATCGTCATTATCGCACTTGGCGTGTTATTAGTGGCCCAGTTGGGGTTCGTAATCGCCAGAATAGGCATGCGCCCTGTCAACAAACTCAGCGATCAGGCCCATCATCTTGCCCCAGGAAATCACGGGCAGCGCCTGGATACCTCAACGCTGCCGGATGAACTGCAAAAGCTGGCCATTGCATTTAATGGCGTCCTTGAACGGCAGGAAATCGCCTGGCGACAGCTTGAAAGTTTTAATGCCGATGTAGCACATGAGCTGAGAACCCCGCTGACCAATCTGATGGGGCAAACGCAGCTCGGCCTGTCGCGCAAACGCGAAACGCATGAGCTTGAAGATTTACTGGGGTCCAATCTGGAAGAATTAGAGAGAATGACCTCTATCGTCAACGACATGCTGTTTCTCTCCCATGCCCAGGCTGGGGAACATGCCACCCAGTTGACCGACGTGTCTCTTCGTGAAGAAACCTACAAGACCACGGAATATGTCGAGCCTTCATTAGCCGAAAAAAACCTGTCTATTCATGTTGCAGGGGATCTCACTGCACGCATTGATCGGCGGCTTTTCCACCGTTCGTTGGCTAATCTACTGGAAAACAGTGCTCGCCATGCTGTTCCCGGCACGACCGTGACGGTGACAATCAGCAGAGAAAATAATCTGGCTTCCATCGCAGTCACCAACATCGGCGAGCCTATCGCGGCGGAGCATCTGCAACGTTTGTTTGAGCGTTTCTATCGTGCTGATTCTTCCCGCGCGCGCAGTGATACTCACCATGGGCTCGGGCTTTCCATCGTCAGGGCGGTGGCAATCATGCACCATGGCGATGTGTTTGCCAGCAGCCAGAATGGAATGAATACCTTTGGTTTAACTCTTGCCATAGGCAGCGGCTCTGTCGATAGTGCCAAAGAGGTCGGCCGCGCGGCTGAAATGGGTATACCAGAACAAGGCTATGTCCCTTAATAACACGTGAGTGCCGCCGATGGTCAATGAAGGGGTACTGCATAACATCAAGCGTGCTTAATATTATTGAAGGCATAACAAAAATTGCATTTCCTTTAATAAGAGTAAATTCAACGGCAATTCTGACAAACATGTCAGTCAACGGTCAGCCTGATGACATGAAGCATTCGGTAGACTTAATTGATCCTGACTGGCACGTCATTCCTCCTTTTCAATATTGCCGCTAACAAAGGAAATGAATCATGAAAAAAATACTTCAGCATTGTCTGTTTTGTACTTCCATCCTCTTTGCCGGTTCAATGGGTTCTTTCACCCACGCGCAAAATGTGGCGGAAAAAAAACCGTCACGCGCGCAACAACTTATGGGGGATGTCGCCCCCAAAATGGCGCAACTGACCGACGATGTCCTGCTTGGCGATGTCTGGGAGCGGCCACAGCTTTCAAAACGCGATCGGAGCCTGGTGACGGTCAGCGCTCTGGTGGCAATGGAGCGCCCTGAACAGTTGCGTTCCCATCTGCGCCTGGCTCGCCAGAACGGGGTCACAGAGGAAGAGTTGGTCGAAACTATCACCCAACTCGCCTTCTATTCAGGATGGCCAACGGCAATAACGGCAATCTCTATTGCAAGAGAGGTATTTAAAGAGGGGAAATAGTTTTTACCTTCAATGAACTCATTAGAATCTCTCGCGTTAAAAGGATTTCATCGATATGAAAATTTACCTTATTACACTGGCCGCACTGTTACTGCCCACTACGCAGATTAGTGCCGCCATACCGGGGGCGGTAACCGTCAACCCGGCGGGTTCACAACCTATAACGCTGGGTGCACCAGAGTACTTTACCGGCACGGCAAAGATTGACTCACGGTTTACAGGCTCCGCCCCTGCCCGTATCTCTGGGGGGATCGTCTCATTTGACGCTGGAGCCCGAACAGCCTGGCACACGCATCCCCTTGGGCAAACACTGCTTGTCTCTTCCGGTATCGGTTGGGTACAGGAATGGGAAGGCTCGGCCCAACAAATCAAAACCGGTGATGTCGTGTGGATACCGCCGGGCGTCAAACACTGGCATGGTGCCTCCGCAACCGAATCGATGGTGCATACTGCTATTTCAGAATCGCTGGACGGTAACACTGTGACGTGGATGGAAAAGGTCACGGACGACCAGTACCCGCAATAATGGCATGCCACTTTTGCATTTTCCCTTATCTACCATCACATAAGGAAAACACCTTGAAAACCTTACGGAAAACGCTCACCGCCGGTCTGTTGCTTGGCGGATTAATGTCTCAATCTGCCTTTGCTGCACCAACACCTCCCTTGGTTATCCAGTCTCAGGGAAGTTTTGCCGCTGGTGGCGCAGTTATTACAACACCGGGGCAGTTTGATCCGAAAAAACCACTGGAGCCAGCGGGCCAAACCTATCATGGCGATCATGCCGCTGTGTTTTATCAGATCCCTGAAAACCCACATAAATATCCCATTGTGATGTTGCACGGTGCCGGGCAGTCTTCCCGAACATGGGAAAGTACGCCAGACGGCCGCGAGGGTTTTCAGAATATCTTCCTGCGCCGTGGCTTCTCGACCTATCTGGTTGATCAACCACGCCGGGGCAATGCCGGGCGCAGCATGGTGGAAGGCAGCGTCAAACCGCTGGCCGATGAGCAATTATGGTTTAACCAGTTCCGTCTGGGCGTCTGGCCTGATTTCTTTGATGGCGTACAGTTCCCTCATGATCAAGAGACATTAAATCAGTACTACCGCCAGATGACTCCCAATACCGGCCCCTTTGATCTCAATGTGATTTCAGATGCCATGTCAGCCGTGGTTGATAAATCCGGCCCGGCTATTTTGTTTACACACTCTCAGGGTGGTGGCCCTGGCTGGTTTAGCGCCATGAAGAACGCCAACGTAAAAGGGATCGTCGCGTTTGAACCGGGCAGCAGTTTTGTCTTTCCTGAAGGCGAAGTCCCGCCCCCCACCAAGAATGCCTTTGATACCCTAAAAGGGGAGTCGGTACCGCTGGCGCAGTTTATGGCTTTGACAAAAATCCCTGTCCTGATTATCTACGGCGACAATATCCCGGCTCAACCCACGGCCTTACCTGCACAGGATAGCTGGCGTGCCCGGTTGGCTGTGGCGCGTCAATGGCGGGATGTGGTGAATAAGCACGGCGGAGACGTGACGGTTACCCATCTGCCGGAAATTGGTATCAAAGGGAACACTCACTTTCCCTTCTCCGATCTGAATAACGTTGCAATCGCCGATCTGGTATCTACGTTCCTGAAAGATAAAAACCTTCAGTAATGCGCCCTGCAAGCCCCCAAGAGCAACCTTCAAGGCACTCTTGGGGGTCCCTTTCATGCGGCTCAAGCGCGCGAACGTAGCCAGATCATGGTCGTTTTCCATTCTATTTATTAGCCCTGCTAATAAAGGCATGCAAACTACAGCATCTAATTTTATTACAAAGCGTGCGTTATTCTTCCTGGCATAAATACACTTACTCAGGACAAAACCATGAACACAGTGACATTGAATCACGGTATTCAGATGCCTTTGCTCGGATTTGGCGTGTTTCAGATGACAGATCCAACCGAATGCGAAAGTGCGGTTATTAATGCCATTGAGGCCGGATATCGCCTAATTGATACCGCAGCCTCTTATCAGAATGAAACACAAGTGGGTAACGCACTGAAACAAAGTGGTATTGCACGCCGCGAACTTTTTGTCACCACGAAACTCTGGTTACAAGACACCAGCTATGAAGGTGCAAAAGCACAATTCGAGCGCTCGCTCAACCGTCTGCAACTTGATTACGTTGATCTCTATCTGATTCATCAGCCCTACGGTGACGTTCACGGAGCATGGCGTGCTATGGAGGAATTGCTGCTGGCCAACAAAGTCCGTGCGATTGGTGTCAGTAATTTCCATCCAGATCGCCTCGCGGATCTGATGGCGTTTAACAAAATCCCTCCCGCAGTCAATCAAATTGAGGTTAACCCGTTTAACCAACAACTTCATGCCGTGCCGTGGATGAAAAGCCGCGCTATTCAGCCAGAAGCCTGGGCACCTTTTGCTGAAGGCCGCAATGGTCTGTTTCAGAACCCACTCCTGGCAAAGATTGGCAATAAATACGGTAAGAGCGTTGGCCAGGTAGTCCTACGCTGGCTTTATCAACGTGGCATTGTTTCGCTGGCTAAGTCCGTGCGCAAAGAACGCATGACAGAAAACGTCAACGTACTGGATTTTGAGCTCAGCACGATGGAAATGACGCAGATAGCGGCAATGGATACCGCCACCAGTGCCTTCTTCTCTCACCGTGACCCTGCGATGGTTGAATGGCTGGCCAACCGTAAAATAGATGTTTAATCACCACCAAATTCTGTTCAACAGGAAGGATTGCGCACATGCAAAAACGTACTCTTGGTCATTCAGGTCTTGAGGTTTCAGCATTAGGATTGGGTTGTATGGGGTTGAGCCATGGTTATGGCCCGGCAACTGCCCCCCATCAGGCCATAGCGTTGATTAGAGCCGCCGTTGATCGCGGTGTCACCTTTTTTGATACGGCGGAAGTCTATGGGCCCTATATCAACGAAGAAGTTGTTGGTGAAGCACTGAAACCTGTGCGCGATCGGGTCGTGATTGCCACAAAGTTTGGTTTTACCTTTGGTGACGACAACAAACAGCAAATCCTGAACAGCCACCCCGAACATATTCGCCTGGCCGTTGAAGGTTCGCTTCGCCGTCTGAAAACGGAGGTGATCGATTTACTGTACCAGCACCGCGTTGACCCAGCGGTGCCGATTGAAGACGTGGCCGGAACGGTAAAAGACCTGATTGCGGAAGGTAAAGTAAAACACTTCGGTTTGTCCGAAGCTGGCGTGCAGACCATTCGCCGGGCCCATGCCGTGCAACCGGTTACTGCATTGCAGAGTGAATATTCTATGTGGTGGCGGGAACCCGAACAGGAAATTTTGCCAACGCTAGAGGAGCTTGGCATAGGTTTCGTGCCGTTTAGCCCCTTGGGTAAAGGCTTTTTAACCGGAACCATTCAGGCGGGCTCTACCTTTGGCAATGACGATTTCAGAAGCAAAGTACCGCGCTTTGCTGCCGCAGCCCTTGACGCGAACCAACAACTGGTCACGTTACTCAATGGCATTGCCGGTGAAAGGGGCGTCACACCCGCACAAATTGCCTTGGCCTGGTTACTGGCACAAAAGCCATGGATGGTGCCGATCCCAGGCACCACCAAACTCCACCGCCTGCAAGAGAATCTCGGTGCGGCTGAAATAGTGCTGAATGAACACGACCTTCACCTTATTACCACCGCACTGGAGACCGTTCGCATTCAAGGTGAGCGTTATCCTGCTGAATTGCAGGCGCGAGTAGGCCGTTAATTTAAGGGAGAGAAACGCTGAATGCCGAGCATGATGTCAAACATTGCGGCTAGGTGCTGGCTGCTCAATCACCTCGGCATTCTCGTTTGAGGTGAATCAGTGCCACAGGCGCGCCGTCATGATCGCTGCGCGCTTCAATAGCATAGGGTTCAAAACCTATTTGTGAATATAACAACAGGCCAGCAACATTCTCGTTAAAACAAGAGAGAGTCACTTTCGCGGTAAGGTGTTGGGCAGACGCCTTTTCCACCATCGTCTGAATCAGGTAGCGCCCCACACCTTTTCCGCGCGCATGAGGAGAAACGATAACATTGCCAATAGCACAGGCTTCGGCACCCCAACGGTAAAAATTGGCGAAGCCAACGACCTGACCGTCGTCTACCACAACCGTATTATCAACCCGCTCATTGATAGCAACCATGAGTTGTTCAGGTGACAGTGGCCAGCGAGCTTTAGGAAAGAAAAAAAACAGTTCTTGAACCGATGCCGGAAAACTGCATATGGCATGAATATCGTTCATTTCAACGGGGCGGTGACTAAACGTCATTATTGTTCCTTTCAAGACCAGACCCTGGCCCTTAATTGATGCCAGTGCCGCCATACCTTATGTGGTGACGGCCACATCATTCTTGTCAGTGCAGGCTAATTCAGCCGTGCTATTCCAGTAATGCCAGATATTCATTGTGTAACATAGCCACTCCTATAAGTTTTAACCTTGATCAAATCTGTTTTTATTAATGAGTAAAATTCATAGCTTCATCCGATTTATGGAGCTTACTCCTTGATGCAGCCTTTCGTACCATCTCTTCTGAGATACCACCTTTAAAACTCACCACGGATTTATTCTAGCCAGATGACCAATGTAACAGTACAGAACAGTGGCGGGGAAAGTGCTTCTCCATCTCGTTATCGTGACCTGCGTATTCTGGTTATTCTTAGTGCGCTGATGTCATTTGCCTCGATCTCTACCGATCTCTACCTGCCAGCAATGCCCACCATTGCTAACGATCTGCACGCTGCCCATGGCCGTATTGAATTC
Proteins encoded in this region:
- a CDS encoding heavy metal response regulator transcription factor, producing MRLLLIEDEEKTSSYINRALSELGFTVDVATNGTDGLYLALEYDYDTIVLDVMLPGMDGYSVLEGLRASKQTPVLMLSARGSVDERVKGLRHGADDYLPKPFSLIELVARIQALLRRRPSDGVDVTQLHINDLHLDLLARRVTRAGERLELTAKEFSLLSLLARHQGEILSKMMIAEQVWDMNFDSDANVVEVAIKRLRAKIDAPYPVKLLHTVRGMGYVLETRPDRQAK
- a CDS encoding heavy metal sensor histidine kinase gives rise to the protein MIKRSISGRLALMFALAAILIVSALGIVLRSSLHDSLRKQMHNELQFRESLMAPWLLSRTTLDGWQTLATKFSDLAAAEGGRVHYWILSDDPRLQVGGPPPSGVSWASLNQGFSKVPGATEASCSLFLLMSEIPAQGERPALRYVVAIDSTPYMGTLNEFTRTLIVIIALGVLLVAQLGFVIARIGMRPVNKLSDQAHHLAPGNHGQRLDTSTLPDELQKLAIAFNGVLERQEIAWRQLESFNADVAHELRTPLTNLMGQTQLGLSRKRETHELEDLLGSNLEELERMTSIVNDMLFLSHAQAGEHATQLTDVSLREETYKTTEYVEPSLAEKNLSIHVAGDLTARIDRRLFHRSLANLLENSARHAVPGTTVTVTISRENNLASIAVTNIGEPIAAEHLQRLFERFYRADSSRARSDTHHGLGLSIVRAVAIMHHGDVFASSQNGMNTFGLTLAIGSGSVDSAKEVGRAAEMGIPEQGYVP
- a CDS encoding carboxymuconolactone decarboxylase family protein; this encodes MMKKILQHCLFCTSILFAGSMGSFTHAQNVAEKKPSRAQQLMGDVAPKMAQLTDDVLLGDVWERPQLSKRDRSLVTVSALVAMERPEQLRSHLRLARQNGVTEEELVETITQLAFYSGWPTAITAISIAREVFKEGK
- a CDS encoding cupin domain-containing protein; this encodes MKIYLITLAALLLPTTQISAAIPGAVTVNPAGSQPITLGAPEYFTGTAKIDSRFTGSAPARISGGIVSFDAGARTAWHTHPLGQTLLVSSGIGWVQEWEGSAQQIKTGDVVWIPPGVKHWHGASATESMVHTAISESLDGNTVTWMEKVTDDQYPQ
- a CDS encoding alpha/beta hydrolase — its product is MKTLRKTLTAGLLLGGLMSQSAFAAPTPPLVIQSQGSFAAGGAVITTPGQFDPKKPLEPAGQTYHGDHAAVFYQIPENPHKYPIVMLHGAGQSSRTWESTPDGREGFQNIFLRRGFSTYLVDQPRRGNAGRSMVEGSVKPLADEQLWFNQFRLGVWPDFFDGVQFPHDQETLNQYYRQMTPNTGPFDLNVISDAMSAVVDKSGPAILFTHSQGGGPGWFSAMKNANVKGIVAFEPGSSFVFPEGEVPPPTKNAFDTLKGESVPLAQFMALTKIPVLIIYGDNIPAQPTALPAQDSWRARLAVARQWRDVVNKHGGDVTVTHLPEIGIKGNTHFPFSDLNNVAIADLVSTFLKDKNLQ
- a CDS encoding aldo/keto reductase, with the translated sequence MNTVTLNHGIQMPLLGFGVFQMTDPTECESAVINAIEAGYRLIDTAASYQNETQVGNALKQSGIARRELFVTTKLWLQDTSYEGAKAQFERSLNRLQLDYVDLYLIHQPYGDVHGAWRAMEELLLANKVRAIGVSNFHPDRLADLMAFNKIPPAVNQIEVNPFNQQLHAVPWMKSRAIQPEAWAPFAEGRNGLFQNPLLAKIGNKYGKSVGQVVLRWLYQRGIVSLAKSVRKERMTENVNVLDFELSTMEMTQIAAMDTATSAFFSHRDPAMVEWLANRKIDV
- a CDS encoding aldo/keto reductase, whose protein sequence is MQKRTLGHSGLEVSALGLGCMGLSHGYGPATAPHQAIALIRAAVDRGVTFFDTAEVYGPYINEEVVGEALKPVRDRVVIATKFGFTFGDDNKQQILNSHPEHIRLAVEGSLRRLKTEVIDLLYQHRVDPAVPIEDVAGTVKDLIAEGKVKHFGLSEAGVQTIRRAHAVQPVTALQSEYSMWWREPEQEILPTLEELGIGFVPFSPLGKGFLTGTIQAGSTFGNDDFRSKVPRFAAAALDANQQLVTLLNGIAGERGVTPAQIALAWLLAQKPWMVPIPGTTKLHRLQENLGAAEIVLNEHDLHLITTALETVRIQGERYPAELQARVGR
- a CDS encoding GNAT family N-acetyltransferase, with product MTFSHRPVEMNDIHAICSFPASVQELFFFFPKARWPLSPEQLMVAINERVDNTVVVDDGQVVGFANFYRWGAEACAIGNVIVSPHARGKGVGRYLIQTMVEKASAQHLTAKVTLSCFNENVAGLLLYSQIGFEPYAIEARSDHDGAPVALIHLKRECRGD